Genomic DNA from Wolbachia endosymbiont of Aedes albopictus:
TCTCACCTGGAATAGCTCCAGTGGTGGGCAGTTATATAATTTCACATGGGTATAGTTGGAAATTTTTGTTTTTTATTATATCACTTGCAGCAATTGCTATACTTATTTTTATCTACTTTAAGTTACAAGAAACACTCACTGTAAATAAAAATGAAACCAGTATAACTAACATAACTACTAATATCTTCAAGCAATATATATCAATATTTAGAAATTATCGTTTCCTTGGGTTTTCAGCCATTCATGGATTAACTTTCATGTGGCTTTGGGCATACATTGCTAACTACCCGTTCATATTTGAATCGATGGGCATTGAAGTACAGTATTTTGGCTACCTCATATCGATCATAGTCATATTTTACATAATTGGAACTTTAATTAATAGAAGGTATGTACCAAAAGTAGGGGTTAGCAAAATGCTAATAATAGGTTTGGTGTTACCGATAATATCCGATAGTTTATTGGTATATTTTTATTTCGCGGACAAGTTAAATATATTAATTCTTCAAGTTGCCTGGATTCCAGCCAATATTGGGCTTGCATTAGTAATCAGCAATAACGTAACTTCTGCTTTAGAAACGATCAAAGGTATAGGGCTTGGTAGTGCAGTCCTCTCATTCTGCAATATGATGTTTGGGGCTATTGGAATATATATAGTAGGAAAATTTTTTCGCTATGGCATTTTACCAAATTTACTATTAACAATAATATGCTCTACAATTGCGATTCTTATGTACAGCCTGCTCAAATGTACTGAAAAACACGGGCATTATTTGCGTGATCCAGGAACATAGAGTTCATGGGTTATTAATGATTTTGCCGTGATAATATAATTTTACAGTGAGGTGTGGGATGAGTGATTCAATAGGTAATAATAGACCTAAAACTGTTGTTAAAGTAAGTGGTGACAAGGACAGAGTACAGAATTATAATAAAGGAAATTCCCTCAATAGTGAACATGATTACTCGGACAGTCTAAAGGAAATTAAAATATGGTTTAGTGAGTCCTCACTCATAGTGAACAGAGCTTCATTAGATCAAAATATTCATAATGTTAGAACAATCTTTTCAGAATGCATCAACGATAATGTCGATAAGATGTCAGTCACAGTTCTTGCTAAAGATAACTTGAAACAAAATAGAAATGACTTTGAAAATCCGAACAGTATTCATGTGAATTTTGATTCTGGAAATCAAGTATTAGTTTACTCGTGGCCTCATTACCATCAGTTCGATGAGAATAAATGGAATAATTTTTTATTACAGCTGGAAGAGAACCACAATCTAGGATTTATTGGAACTGGTGTACTCCAATTCAAATGTAAAGGTTTTAATTATCGTGTATATCCTCCATTTTTTAGCCTTGATCATGGGGAAGCTTTTGATTACTATAAACCTGAAGTTTTTATCTTCTCACCAACAGAAATAAGTCAAATTATAGAAGATATCAAAGAATCTCATCAATCAATAGAAAAGAAAATTATTGATCATTACCAATCATTAGGAAAAGATTTTGTTAAAAACGGTAAAGGTTACATACATATAAAGGCTGGTATTGATGAAAACAATGTAAAGAATTTTACTGATGTATCCTACACCAACAGATCTGATGACATTCATAACAAACTGATAGAAGAAGCATTTGTTAAGGATGATATAGGGGGGAATTCGTTACATTCATACGTTTATGAGAACAAAGAAGCTGTTATGAAACATATGTTTAACTTGCACATTTATAATGATGATAGTATTAATGCAGTAAACGCAAATGGCAAGACTCCTTTACATTTAGCTGTAAAATATGGCAGAGAAGGCATGGTAAAAATGCTATTAAATAAAAAGGCAGAGGTTGATGTAGTAGATAGCCGTGGTAGGACTCCTTTACATTTGGCTGCTAAAAATAACAACAAAGAAATAGTAGAGGCTCTAATAAAAGCAAAGGCAAACGTTAATATAAAAGATGAAGATAGAAATACTCCCTTAGATTTAACTACTAACAAAGAAATAAAAACTCTATTGCAAAACGCAGAAAAAACTGATCCAGTGGATGAATCATCGACGGATAGTAAAGGGGATCAAGAGGAAGATGCTGGTACACAACAGAAAGAAAAGCAAGAAGGTAATGTTCAACCAGGATCAGACATTACAGGACAAAATTCAGATAATACTCAACCACAACCAGATAATAACAAAGAAGAGGAAAAAACCAACACCATCAATGCAGAAAAAGGAACTGATATAAAAGCTGAAGGTGTGAAGGCTGTTGCTCCCATAGAACCTGCACAAACAGAAGAACAGCCGAGCTCTTTTTTTGGTAGTTTGTTTAGTATACTTATAAAGCCTTTTTCATTAATTGCATCATTTTTTGGTGGGTTTTTTTCATGGTTGTTTGGGTCTAACGAAGAAAAAATTGATGAATCTACATCACAAACCGATGCTGGATGCGAAGGAGAGAGTAGTAGTTGCGATTACGATGTAACGAAAGATGAGTAGGGTAACGCAAGAGATCTCTACAAGGAAGGGTGTCATCCCAGTGCCCAGACACTGGTTTCCATCCAAGACGGCAGTGCCTCCCTTCATCCCAGTGCGTGACACTGGGATCTCATTTCGTAACTTCATAGTATAAATTATTTCAAATCGTATCTATTTGCAAATATATAAATATAGTAATTTTGCATAAAAAATTAGATCCCAGTGTCAGCTACTCGGATGACAAAAAAAGGAGCACTGGCATGACACCTGTAGCCCTACGTCATACCGTGATTTATTCACGGTATCTCTTAGCATAGATCTCGCTAACAAGTAGCGGGATGACGGTTGTCGTTTAGCTATAGACATTAAGAAATTTACCAAACGAAAAAAAAGGCAAAAGAAGCCCTAGTCATTGTCTATTTTCAGTATTGGCGTTCTTTAAGTCTTAAACACTGCAATTTAGCTGCTTTTAAGTGCAACTAACCTTAGCTAAAATGTTTAAGAAATTTACTAAGCAGAAAAAAAGGCAAAAGAAACCCCGTGTTAGCTAGTTGTCACTCTCTAATCCTGCAAATTGGCGTACTATACTGTCTTAAACGCTTTATAAGCGCGTTTCAGCTTATATAGGTAAAAACCCAGAAATGTTGTGAAGACATAAGGTGCACGTAGTGCAAAAAATTAAAAATAAGACGCCAACTACGTTGTTTTCTTGCTGTTTAATCTGCACAGATGAAGATAACTGAATACCTTCAATATTATGATAAGGGGGCTGGCGGAGTTTGTCAAGTAGTTTCTATTACAGTGGAATCACACACACATTTTACTACATGATCGGCGCTGATATTAAAATGCTCATAAAGTGTTTTATAAGGTGCTGATTCTCCGAAGCTTTTCATGCCAATAAATATACCGTTTGAACCTATATATTTATGCCAACCCATTTCACTTCCAGCTTCAATTGCAACTTTGATGCTGTCATTATTTAATATCGCTGCTTTATATTCATCACTTTGCTCATCAAAAAGCCTCCAGCATGGCATAGAAACAACCCTTGTACCTATGCCTTTTTCCTGCAATTTCTTCCTTGCTTCAACTGCAATTTCAACCTCGGACCCCGTAGCAAATATTGTCACTTTTAATTCTTTTGAACATTCACACAAAATATATGCACCAAAC
This window encodes:
- a CDS encoding ankyrin repeat domain-containing protein, whose translation is MSDSIGNNRPKTVVKVSGDKDRVQNYNKGNSLNSEHDYSDSLKEIKIWFSESSLIVNRASLDQNIHNVRTIFSECINDNVDKMSVTVLAKDNLKQNRNDFENPNSIHVNFDSGNQVLVYSWPHYHQFDENKWNNFLLQLEENHNLGFIGTGVLQFKCKGFNYRVYPPFFSLDHGEAFDYYKPEVFIFSPTEISQIIEDIKESHQSIEKKIIDHYQSLGKDFVKNGKGYIHIKAGIDENNVKNFTDVSYTNRSDDIHNKLIEEAFVKDDIGGNSLHSYVYENKEAVMKHMFNLHIYNDDSINAVNANGKTPLHLAVKYGREGMVKMLLNKKAEVDVVDSRGRTPLHLAAKNNNKEIVEALIKAKANVNIKDEDRNTPLDLTTNKEIKTLLQNAEKTDPVDESSTDSKGDQEEDAGTQQKEKQEGNVQPGSDITGQNSDNTQPQPDNNKEEEKTNTINAEKGTDIKAEGVKAVAPIEPAQTEEQPSSFFGSLFSILIKPFSLIASFFGGFFSWLFGSNEEKIDESTSQTDAGCEGESSSCDYDVTKDE
- a CDS encoding splicing factor 3B subunit 2; translation: MSRVTQEISTRKGVIPVPRHWFPSKTAVPPFIPVRDTGISFRNFIV